From the genome of Verrucomicrobiota bacterium:
TTTTATCGATAAAAGGGGTGACCCGTTCACTGGAGAGAAAAAGCACCTAGCAATGAAATATCTCACTATCACAGAATGCGGATGGCTTAAGCTCTTTCAGGTATTTTTTGTAATAAATTGGTTGAGTATGGCTCATGCGGAGTTAAAAGTTGGAGACACCATACCGGATAATTTGACTCTTTTCACCGGTGCGGGGGCTTCATTCCATTTCTCTAAAGTAGCATCTGTTCAACCCACGGTCGTTTATTTCTATAGAGGTTGGTGGTGTCCATACGCGGTTAGACAATTGATAGAATTCAAAAAACTTGAGAAAGATTTTATGCAGCTAGGCTGGCAACTCATAGCCATAAGTCCTGATCAACCAAGCTACTTAACAAGGACCATCAAGAAAACAGGAGTATCCTTCTTGGTTTTATCAGATAGGGGGGGGCGCGCTCAAAAGAGTTTTGGAGTGACTACGGCTGCCAAAGATAAATTGATCGAGGACTTAGCTTCGAATGGCGTTTCCCTTAAAGAGGTGACGGGTATGATGGATATTCAACTACCTAAACACGTTCTTTTTATTTCCGGAGTTGACGGAGAGATTTTGCATAAAGAAGTGCATAGTGATTACGAACAATTGATTTCTGCAGAGCGTGTATTAGACATGATCAAAGTACATCGAGCACGCATCAAAATAAAAGGATATCAGAATTAATGTCTTAACTTAGGACATTATAACCTATGTGTGCATAGACAACTTGATCTATCAGACCTATTCTCCTAGGCAATTCCAGCAGCTTATATCAATTAGCCTTTAAGTTGCATGCATCCTGAA
Proteins encoded in this window:
- a CDS encoding redoxin domain-containing protein, giving the protein MKYLTITECGWLKLFQVFFVINWLSMAHAELKVGDTIPDNLTLFTGAGASFHFSKVASVQPTVVYFYRGWWCPYAVRQLIEFKKLEKDFMQLGWQLIAISPDQPSYLTRTIKKTGVSFLVLSDRGGRAQKSFGVTTAAKDKLIEDLASNGVSLKEVTGMMDIQLPKHVLFISGVDGEILHKEVHSDYEQLISAERVLDMIKVHRARIKIKGYQN